One Vanacampus margaritifer isolate UIUO_Vmar chromosome 20, RoL_Vmar_1.0, whole genome shotgun sequence DNA window includes the following coding sequences:
- the LOC144040072 gene encoding 5'-AMP-activated protein kinase subunit gamma-2-like isoform X1, translating to MDFFCSFGAVCTKIWFNSTRLCYDADDFDSVPPAQDVGVFGMSSADELARVEKDKARKGETNGGRNFFPRGGSATSRATPTSNKSIAESPPTSSKSIAESPPTTRRLSFSGMFRLASKESNQQTSSSPMASKLFSRNKRSKTRGVRVRLSHVQLMLSYPIPRFSFTSFHVHLVPWSGPAFSLSCAPPPPPPPLQVPPGPGQVGAFRLETYASEPRRLRSFSLPPDAGQRSSSSSSASCRATPLAPPLPVGGQQAVDLSGESQQRRLVDDSACADSERDIYTRFMKSHKCYDIIPTSSKLVVFDTTLQVKKAFFALVANGVRAAPLWETKKQSFVGMLTITDFINILTRYYKSPMVQIYELEEHKIETWRELYLQETFKPLVHISPDASIFEAVHSLIRNKIHRLPVVDPLSGNALYILTHKRILKFLQLFLCEMPRPAFMKKTLEEVGVGTYYDVAFIHPDTPLITALSVFTHRRVSALPVVNHHGNRRLQASNIINYNICKLRSPGKVPPEMSPQISQEMCVCVGQVVDIYSKFDVINLAAEKTYNDLDVTVTQALQHRSQYFEGVLKCNKMETLETIVDRIVKAEVHRLVAVDEESRIVGIVSLSDILQALVLTPAGVLRNDHSFHTPSYQDHKHNHDQEHCQDQYQEHYHKHDSGKEQDQDQDQDHSQEQNIDQEHHEHENDQDQDLNSEKDHDNNQDIDQEHQGDDQEQDNEPEHDKDQENDHHHDQSQEQNINQEMQDQEHQGDDQEQDNEPEHDRKLDHDQDHDKDQEGDHDQTVFEDKPADCQEEETAREDETERTEEEQEGGRDEEEL from the exons ATGGATTTCTTCTGCTCTTTTGGTGCAGTCTGTACCAAAATATGGTTCAATTCAACCCGTCTTTGTTATGATGCTGATGACTTTGACAGTGTGCCTCCAGCGCAAGACGTCGGCGTGTTTGGAATGTCTTCTGCGGACGAGCTGGCCAGAGTGGAGAAGGACAAAGCAAGAAAG GGGGAAACAAATGGCGGCAGGAACTTCTTCCCGCGAGGCGGCAGCGCTACCTCCAGGGCCACGcccacctcgaacaaaagcatCGCAGAGTCCCCGCCCACCTCGAGCAAAAGCATCGCAGAGTCCCCGCCCACCACACGAAG GCTGAGCTTCAGTGGGATGTTCAGATTGGCCTCCAAGGAATCCAACCAGCAAACGTCGTCCTCCCCAATGGCCAGCAAACTCTTCTCACGCAACAAGAGGAGCAAAACCAGAGGTGTGCGTGTGCGTCTGTCACATGTTCAGCTGATGCTTTCTTATCCAATTCCTCGTTTTTCATTCACTTCATTCCATGTCCACCTTGTCCCATGGTCTGGCCCAGCCTTCAGCTTGTCGTGCGCCCCGCCTCCGCCGCCCCCTCCTCTTCAGGTCCCCCCCGGCCCGGGGCAGGTGGGCGCCTTCCGCCTGGAGACGTACGCCAGCGAGCCCAGACGGCTGCGATCTTTCTCGTTGCCCCCGGACGCGGGACAACGCTCGTCCTCGTCATCATCCGCATCCTGTCGCGCCACACCTTTGGCCCCGCCCCTTCCTGTAGGCGGCCAG CAGGCGGTGGATTTGTCAGGAGAGTCGCAGCAGCGGCGCCTAGTGGACGATAGCG CATGTGCGGACTCCGAGAGGGACATCTACACACGCTTCATGAAGTCTCACAAGTGCTACGACATCATACCCACCAGCTCCAAACTCGTCGTCTTTGACACCACGCTACAG GTGAAGAAAGCGTTCTTCGCTCTTGTGGCTAACGGGGTCCGGGCCGCTCCTCTGTGGGAAACCAAGAAACAAAGTTTTGTTG GAATGTTGACCATCACGGACTTCATCAACATTTTGACCAGATACTACAAGTCACCCATG GTTCAGATTTACGAGCTGGAGGAACACAAGATTGAGACGTGGAGAG AACTTTACCTGCAGGAGACCTTCAAGCCTCTGGTCCACATCTCGCCGGACGCCAG CATCTTTGAGGCGGTGCACTCGCTGATCCGCAACAAGATCCATCGTCTTCCCGTCGTCGACCCGCTGAGCGGCAACGCGCTTTACATCCTGACGCACAAACGCATCCTCAAGTTCCTGCAGCTCTTT CTGTGCGAGATGCCCAGGCCCGCCTTCATGAAGAAGACGTTGGAGGAAGTGGGCGTGGGCACCTACTACGACGTGGCCTTCATTCACCCGGACACGCCTCTCATCACCGCCCTGTCCGTCTTCACACACCGCCGCGTCTCTGCTCTGCCCGTCGTCAATCACCATGGTAACCGCCGCCTGCAAGCCAGCAACATTATCAACTACAACATTTGCAAATTACGTTCACCTGGGAAGGTTCCTCCAGAAATGTCACCACAAATATCacaagaaatgtgtgtgtgtgtaggccaAGTGGTGGACATCTACTCCAAGTTTGACGTGATC AACCTGGCGGCAGAGAAGACGTACAACGACCTGGACGTGACGGTCACGCAGGCGCTCCAGCACCGCTCGCAGTACTTTGAAGGCGTCCTAAAATGTAATAAGATGGAGACGCTGGAGACCATCGTGGACCGCATCGTCAAGGCCGAG GTTCACAGGCTGGTGGCGGTGGACGAAGAGTCTCGCATCGTGGGCATCGTGTCGTTGTCGGACATCCTTCAGGCGCTCGTTTTGACTCCTGCCG gtgtGCTCAGGAACGACCACTCTTTTCACACTCCGTCGTATCAGGACCACAAGCACAACCACGACCAAGAACATTGTCAGGACCAGTACCAAGAACATTACCACAAGCATGACAGTGGCAAGGAACAAGACCAGGATCAGGATCAGGACCACAGCCAGGAGCAGAACATTGACCAGGAACACCACGAACATGAAAATGATCAGGACCAGGACCTTAACAGTGAAAAGGACCATGACAACAACCAGGACATTGACCAGGAACATCAGGGTGATGACCAGGAGCAAGACAATGAACCAGAACATGACAAGGACCAGGAGAATGACCACCACCACGACCAAAGCCAGGAACAGAATATCAACCAGGAAATGCAGGACCAGGAACATCAGGGTGATGACCAGGAGCAAGACAATGAACCAGAACATGACCGGAAACTAGACCATGACCAGGATCATGATAAGGACCAGGAAGGTGACCATGACCAGACTGTCTTTGAAGACAAGCCCGCTGACTGCCAAGAAGAGGAGACAGCGAGAGAGGACGAGACTGAAAGAAcggaggaggagcaggaaggagggagggacgAGGAGGAGTTGTGA
- the LOC144040072 gene encoding 5'-AMP-activated protein kinase subunit gamma-2-like isoform X2, translating to MDFFCSFGAVCTKIWFNSTRLCYDADDFDSVPPAQDVGVFGMSSADELARVEKDKARKGETNGGRNFFPRGGSATSRATPTSNKSIAESPPTSSKSIAESPPTTRRLSFSGMFRLASKESNQQTSSSPMASKLFSRNKRSKTRGVRVRLSHVQLMLSYPIPRFSFTSFHVHLVPWSGPAFSLSCAPPPPPPPLQVPPGPGQVGAFRLETYASEPRRLRSFSLPPDAGQRSSSSSSASCRATPLAPPLPVGGQAVDLSGESQQRRLVDDSACADSERDIYTRFMKSHKCYDIIPTSSKLVVFDTTLQVKKAFFALVANGVRAAPLWETKKQSFVGMLTITDFINILTRYYKSPMVQIYELEEHKIETWRELYLQETFKPLVHISPDASIFEAVHSLIRNKIHRLPVVDPLSGNALYILTHKRILKFLQLFLCEMPRPAFMKKTLEEVGVGTYYDVAFIHPDTPLITALSVFTHRRVSALPVVNHHGNRRLQASNIINYNICKLRSPGKVPPEMSPQISQEMCVCVGQVVDIYSKFDVINLAAEKTYNDLDVTVTQALQHRSQYFEGVLKCNKMETLETIVDRIVKAEVHRLVAVDEESRIVGIVSLSDILQALVLTPAGVLRNDHSFHTPSYQDHKHNHDQEHCQDQYQEHYHKHDSGKEQDQDQDQDHSQEQNIDQEHHEHENDQDQDLNSEKDHDNNQDIDQEHQGDDQEQDNEPEHDKDQENDHHHDQSQEQNINQEMQDQEHQGDDQEQDNEPEHDRKLDHDQDHDKDQEGDHDQTVFEDKPADCQEEETAREDETERTEEEQEGGRDEEEL from the exons ATGGATTTCTTCTGCTCTTTTGGTGCAGTCTGTACCAAAATATGGTTCAATTCAACCCGTCTTTGTTATGATGCTGATGACTTTGACAGTGTGCCTCCAGCGCAAGACGTCGGCGTGTTTGGAATGTCTTCTGCGGACGAGCTGGCCAGAGTGGAGAAGGACAAAGCAAGAAAG GGGGAAACAAATGGCGGCAGGAACTTCTTCCCGCGAGGCGGCAGCGCTACCTCCAGGGCCACGcccacctcgaacaaaagcatCGCAGAGTCCCCGCCCACCTCGAGCAAAAGCATCGCAGAGTCCCCGCCCACCACACGAAG GCTGAGCTTCAGTGGGATGTTCAGATTGGCCTCCAAGGAATCCAACCAGCAAACGTCGTCCTCCCCAATGGCCAGCAAACTCTTCTCACGCAACAAGAGGAGCAAAACCAGAGGTGTGCGTGTGCGTCTGTCACATGTTCAGCTGATGCTTTCTTATCCAATTCCTCGTTTTTCATTCACTTCATTCCATGTCCACCTTGTCCCATGGTCTGGCCCAGCCTTCAGCTTGTCGTGCGCCCCGCCTCCGCCGCCCCCTCCTCTTCAGGTCCCCCCCGGCCCGGGGCAGGTGGGCGCCTTCCGCCTGGAGACGTACGCCAGCGAGCCCAGACGGCTGCGATCTTTCTCGTTGCCCCCGGACGCGGGACAACGCTCGTCCTCGTCATCATCCGCATCCTGTCGCGCCACACCTTTGGCCCCGCCCCTTCCTGTAGGCGGCCAG GCGGTGGATTTGTCAGGAGAGTCGCAGCAGCGGCGCCTAGTGGACGATAGCG CATGTGCGGACTCCGAGAGGGACATCTACACACGCTTCATGAAGTCTCACAAGTGCTACGACATCATACCCACCAGCTCCAAACTCGTCGTCTTTGACACCACGCTACAG GTGAAGAAAGCGTTCTTCGCTCTTGTGGCTAACGGGGTCCGGGCCGCTCCTCTGTGGGAAACCAAGAAACAAAGTTTTGTTG GAATGTTGACCATCACGGACTTCATCAACATTTTGACCAGATACTACAAGTCACCCATG GTTCAGATTTACGAGCTGGAGGAACACAAGATTGAGACGTGGAGAG AACTTTACCTGCAGGAGACCTTCAAGCCTCTGGTCCACATCTCGCCGGACGCCAG CATCTTTGAGGCGGTGCACTCGCTGATCCGCAACAAGATCCATCGTCTTCCCGTCGTCGACCCGCTGAGCGGCAACGCGCTTTACATCCTGACGCACAAACGCATCCTCAAGTTCCTGCAGCTCTTT CTGTGCGAGATGCCCAGGCCCGCCTTCATGAAGAAGACGTTGGAGGAAGTGGGCGTGGGCACCTACTACGACGTGGCCTTCATTCACCCGGACACGCCTCTCATCACCGCCCTGTCCGTCTTCACACACCGCCGCGTCTCTGCTCTGCCCGTCGTCAATCACCATGGTAACCGCCGCCTGCAAGCCAGCAACATTATCAACTACAACATTTGCAAATTACGTTCACCTGGGAAGGTTCCTCCAGAAATGTCACCACAAATATCacaagaaatgtgtgtgtgtgtaggccaAGTGGTGGACATCTACTCCAAGTTTGACGTGATC AACCTGGCGGCAGAGAAGACGTACAACGACCTGGACGTGACGGTCACGCAGGCGCTCCAGCACCGCTCGCAGTACTTTGAAGGCGTCCTAAAATGTAATAAGATGGAGACGCTGGAGACCATCGTGGACCGCATCGTCAAGGCCGAG GTTCACAGGCTGGTGGCGGTGGACGAAGAGTCTCGCATCGTGGGCATCGTGTCGTTGTCGGACATCCTTCAGGCGCTCGTTTTGACTCCTGCCG gtgtGCTCAGGAACGACCACTCTTTTCACACTCCGTCGTATCAGGACCACAAGCACAACCACGACCAAGAACATTGTCAGGACCAGTACCAAGAACATTACCACAAGCATGACAGTGGCAAGGAACAAGACCAGGATCAGGATCAGGACCACAGCCAGGAGCAGAACATTGACCAGGAACACCACGAACATGAAAATGATCAGGACCAGGACCTTAACAGTGAAAAGGACCATGACAACAACCAGGACATTGACCAGGAACATCAGGGTGATGACCAGGAGCAAGACAATGAACCAGAACATGACAAGGACCAGGAGAATGACCACCACCACGACCAAAGCCAGGAACAGAATATCAACCAGGAAATGCAGGACCAGGAACATCAGGGTGATGACCAGGAGCAAGACAATGAACCAGAACATGACCGGAAACTAGACCATGACCAGGATCATGATAAGGACCAGGAAGGTGACCATGACCAGACTGTCTTTGAAGACAAGCCCGCTGACTGCCAAGAAGAGGAGACAGCGAGAGAGGACGAGACTGAAAGAAcggaggaggagcaggaaggagggagggacgAGGAGGAGTTGTGA
- the LOC144040072 gene encoding 5'-AMP-activated protein kinase subunit gamma-2-like isoform X3 has protein sequence MDFFCSFGAVCTKIWFNSTRLCYDADDFDSVPPAQDVGVFGMSSADELARVEKDKARKGETNGGRNFFPRGGSATSRATPTSNKSIAESPPTSSKSIAESPPTTRRLSFSGMFRLASKESNQQTSSSPMASKLFSRNKRSKTRAFSLSCAPPPPPPPLQVPPGPGQVGAFRLETYASEPRRLRSFSLPPDAGQRSSSSSSASCRATPLAPPLPVGGQQAVDLSGESQQRRLVDDSACADSERDIYTRFMKSHKCYDIIPTSSKLVVFDTTLQVKKAFFALVANGVRAAPLWETKKQSFVGMLTITDFINILTRYYKSPMVQIYELEEHKIETWRELYLQETFKPLVHISPDASIFEAVHSLIRNKIHRLPVVDPLSGNALYILTHKRILKFLQLFLCEMPRPAFMKKTLEEVGVGTYYDVAFIHPDTPLITALSVFTHRRVSALPVVNHHGNRRLQASNIINYNICKLRSPGKVPPEMSPQISQEMCVCVGQVVDIYSKFDVINLAAEKTYNDLDVTVTQALQHRSQYFEGVLKCNKMETLETIVDRIVKAEVHRLVAVDEESRIVGIVSLSDILQALVLTPAGVLRNDHSFHTPSYQDHKHNHDQEHCQDQYQEHYHKHDSGKEQDQDQDQDHSQEQNIDQEHHEHENDQDQDLNSEKDHDNNQDIDQEHQGDDQEQDNEPEHDKDQENDHHHDQSQEQNINQEMQDQEHQGDDQEQDNEPEHDRKLDHDQDHDKDQEGDHDQTVFEDKPADCQEEETAREDETERTEEEQEGGRDEEEL, from the exons ATGGATTTCTTCTGCTCTTTTGGTGCAGTCTGTACCAAAATATGGTTCAATTCAACCCGTCTTTGTTATGATGCTGATGACTTTGACAGTGTGCCTCCAGCGCAAGACGTCGGCGTGTTTGGAATGTCTTCTGCGGACGAGCTGGCCAGAGTGGAGAAGGACAAAGCAAGAAAG GGGGAAACAAATGGCGGCAGGAACTTCTTCCCGCGAGGCGGCAGCGCTACCTCCAGGGCCACGcccacctcgaacaaaagcatCGCAGAGTCCCCGCCCACCTCGAGCAAAAGCATCGCAGAGTCCCCGCCCACCACACGAAG GCTGAGCTTCAGTGGGATGTTCAGATTGGCCTCCAAGGAATCCAACCAGCAAACGTCGTCCTCCCCAATGGCCAGCAAACTCTTCTCACGCAACAAGAGGAGCAAAACCAGAG CCTTCAGCTTGTCGTGCGCCCCGCCTCCGCCGCCCCCTCCTCTTCAGGTCCCCCCCGGCCCGGGGCAGGTGGGCGCCTTCCGCCTGGAGACGTACGCCAGCGAGCCCAGACGGCTGCGATCTTTCTCGTTGCCCCCGGACGCGGGACAACGCTCGTCCTCGTCATCATCCGCATCCTGTCGCGCCACACCTTTGGCCCCGCCCCTTCCTGTAGGCGGCCAG CAGGCGGTGGATTTGTCAGGAGAGTCGCAGCAGCGGCGCCTAGTGGACGATAGCG CATGTGCGGACTCCGAGAGGGACATCTACACACGCTTCATGAAGTCTCACAAGTGCTACGACATCATACCCACCAGCTCCAAACTCGTCGTCTTTGACACCACGCTACAG GTGAAGAAAGCGTTCTTCGCTCTTGTGGCTAACGGGGTCCGGGCCGCTCCTCTGTGGGAAACCAAGAAACAAAGTTTTGTTG GAATGTTGACCATCACGGACTTCATCAACATTTTGACCAGATACTACAAGTCACCCATG GTTCAGATTTACGAGCTGGAGGAACACAAGATTGAGACGTGGAGAG AACTTTACCTGCAGGAGACCTTCAAGCCTCTGGTCCACATCTCGCCGGACGCCAG CATCTTTGAGGCGGTGCACTCGCTGATCCGCAACAAGATCCATCGTCTTCCCGTCGTCGACCCGCTGAGCGGCAACGCGCTTTACATCCTGACGCACAAACGCATCCTCAAGTTCCTGCAGCTCTTT CTGTGCGAGATGCCCAGGCCCGCCTTCATGAAGAAGACGTTGGAGGAAGTGGGCGTGGGCACCTACTACGACGTGGCCTTCATTCACCCGGACACGCCTCTCATCACCGCCCTGTCCGTCTTCACACACCGCCGCGTCTCTGCTCTGCCCGTCGTCAATCACCATGGTAACCGCCGCCTGCAAGCCAGCAACATTATCAACTACAACATTTGCAAATTACGTTCACCTGGGAAGGTTCCTCCAGAAATGTCACCACAAATATCacaagaaatgtgtgtgtgtgtaggccaAGTGGTGGACATCTACTCCAAGTTTGACGTGATC AACCTGGCGGCAGAGAAGACGTACAACGACCTGGACGTGACGGTCACGCAGGCGCTCCAGCACCGCTCGCAGTACTTTGAAGGCGTCCTAAAATGTAATAAGATGGAGACGCTGGAGACCATCGTGGACCGCATCGTCAAGGCCGAG GTTCACAGGCTGGTGGCGGTGGACGAAGAGTCTCGCATCGTGGGCATCGTGTCGTTGTCGGACATCCTTCAGGCGCTCGTTTTGACTCCTGCCG gtgtGCTCAGGAACGACCACTCTTTTCACACTCCGTCGTATCAGGACCACAAGCACAACCACGACCAAGAACATTGTCAGGACCAGTACCAAGAACATTACCACAAGCATGACAGTGGCAAGGAACAAGACCAGGATCAGGATCAGGACCACAGCCAGGAGCAGAACATTGACCAGGAACACCACGAACATGAAAATGATCAGGACCAGGACCTTAACAGTGAAAAGGACCATGACAACAACCAGGACATTGACCAGGAACATCAGGGTGATGACCAGGAGCAAGACAATGAACCAGAACATGACAAGGACCAGGAGAATGACCACCACCACGACCAAAGCCAGGAACAGAATATCAACCAGGAAATGCAGGACCAGGAACATCAGGGTGATGACCAGGAGCAAGACAATGAACCAGAACATGACCGGAAACTAGACCATGACCAGGATCATGATAAGGACCAGGAAGGTGACCATGACCAGACTGTCTTTGAAGACAAGCCCGCTGACTGCCAAGAAGAGGAGACAGCGAGAGAGGACGAGACTGAAAGAAcggaggaggagcaggaaggagggagggacgAGGAGGAGTTGTGA
- the LOC144040072 gene encoding 5'-AMP-activated protein kinase subunit gamma-2-like isoform X4 has protein sequence MDFFCSFGAVCTKIWFNSTRLCYDADDFDSVPPAQDVGVFGMSSADELARVEKDKARKGETNGGRNFFPRGGSATSRATPTSNKSIAESPPTSSKSIAESPPTTRRLSFSGMFRLASKESNQQTSSSPMASKLFSRNKRSKTRGVRVRLSHVQLMLSYPIPRFSFTSFHVHLVPWSGPAFSLSCAPPPPPPPLQVPPGPGQVGAFRLETYASEPRRLRSFSLPPDAGQRSSSSSSASCRATPLAPPLPVGGQQAVDLSGESQQRRLVDDSACADSERDIYTRFMKSHKCYDIIPTSSKLVVFDTTLQVKKAFFALVANGVRAAPLWETKKQSFVGMLTITDFINILTRYYKSPMVQIYELEEHKIETWRELYLQETFKPLVHISPDASIFEAVHSLIRNKIHRLPVVDPLSGNALYILTHKRILKFLQLFLCEMPRPAFMKKTLEEVGVGTYYDVAFIHPDTPLITALSVFTHRRVSALPVVNHHGQVVDIYSKFDVINLAAEKTYNDLDVTVTQALQHRSQYFEGVLKCNKMETLETIVDRIVKAEVHRLVAVDEESRIVGIVSLSDILQALVLTPAGVLRNDHSFHTPSYQDHKHNHDQEHCQDQYQEHYHKHDSGKEQDQDQDQDHSQEQNIDQEHHEHENDQDQDLNSEKDHDNNQDIDQEHQGDDQEQDNEPEHDKDQENDHHHDQSQEQNINQEMQDQEHQGDDQEQDNEPEHDRKLDHDQDHDKDQEGDHDQTVFEDKPADCQEEETAREDETERTEEEQEGGRDEEEL, from the exons ATGGATTTCTTCTGCTCTTTTGGTGCAGTCTGTACCAAAATATGGTTCAATTCAACCCGTCTTTGTTATGATGCTGATGACTTTGACAGTGTGCCTCCAGCGCAAGACGTCGGCGTGTTTGGAATGTCTTCTGCGGACGAGCTGGCCAGAGTGGAGAAGGACAAAGCAAGAAAG GGGGAAACAAATGGCGGCAGGAACTTCTTCCCGCGAGGCGGCAGCGCTACCTCCAGGGCCACGcccacctcgaacaaaagcatCGCAGAGTCCCCGCCCACCTCGAGCAAAAGCATCGCAGAGTCCCCGCCCACCACACGAAG GCTGAGCTTCAGTGGGATGTTCAGATTGGCCTCCAAGGAATCCAACCAGCAAACGTCGTCCTCCCCAATGGCCAGCAAACTCTTCTCACGCAACAAGAGGAGCAAAACCAGAGGTGTGCGTGTGCGTCTGTCACATGTTCAGCTGATGCTTTCTTATCCAATTCCTCGTTTTTCATTCACTTCATTCCATGTCCACCTTGTCCCATGGTCTGGCCCAGCCTTCAGCTTGTCGTGCGCCCCGCCTCCGCCGCCCCCTCCTCTTCAGGTCCCCCCCGGCCCGGGGCAGGTGGGCGCCTTCCGCCTGGAGACGTACGCCAGCGAGCCCAGACGGCTGCGATCTTTCTCGTTGCCCCCGGACGCGGGACAACGCTCGTCCTCGTCATCATCCGCATCCTGTCGCGCCACACCTTTGGCCCCGCCCCTTCCTGTAGGCGGCCAG CAGGCGGTGGATTTGTCAGGAGAGTCGCAGCAGCGGCGCCTAGTGGACGATAGCG CATGTGCGGACTCCGAGAGGGACATCTACACACGCTTCATGAAGTCTCACAAGTGCTACGACATCATACCCACCAGCTCCAAACTCGTCGTCTTTGACACCACGCTACAG GTGAAGAAAGCGTTCTTCGCTCTTGTGGCTAACGGGGTCCGGGCCGCTCCTCTGTGGGAAACCAAGAAACAAAGTTTTGTTG GAATGTTGACCATCACGGACTTCATCAACATTTTGACCAGATACTACAAGTCACCCATG GTTCAGATTTACGAGCTGGAGGAACACAAGATTGAGACGTGGAGAG AACTTTACCTGCAGGAGACCTTCAAGCCTCTGGTCCACATCTCGCCGGACGCCAG CATCTTTGAGGCGGTGCACTCGCTGATCCGCAACAAGATCCATCGTCTTCCCGTCGTCGACCCGCTGAGCGGCAACGCGCTTTACATCCTGACGCACAAACGCATCCTCAAGTTCCTGCAGCTCTTT CTGTGCGAGATGCCCAGGCCCGCCTTCATGAAGAAGACGTTGGAGGAAGTGGGCGTGGGCACCTACTACGACGTGGCCTTCATTCACCCGGACACGCCTCTCATCACCGCCCTGTCCGTCTTCACACACCGCCGCGTCTCTGCTCTGCCCGTCGTCAATCACCATG gccaAGTGGTGGACATCTACTCCAAGTTTGACGTGATC AACCTGGCGGCAGAGAAGACGTACAACGACCTGGACGTGACGGTCACGCAGGCGCTCCAGCACCGCTCGCAGTACTTTGAAGGCGTCCTAAAATGTAATAAGATGGAGACGCTGGAGACCATCGTGGACCGCATCGTCAAGGCCGAG GTTCACAGGCTGGTGGCGGTGGACGAAGAGTCTCGCATCGTGGGCATCGTGTCGTTGTCGGACATCCTTCAGGCGCTCGTTTTGACTCCTGCCG gtgtGCTCAGGAACGACCACTCTTTTCACACTCCGTCGTATCAGGACCACAAGCACAACCACGACCAAGAACATTGTCAGGACCAGTACCAAGAACATTACCACAAGCATGACAGTGGCAAGGAACAAGACCAGGATCAGGATCAGGACCACAGCCAGGAGCAGAACATTGACCAGGAACACCACGAACATGAAAATGATCAGGACCAGGACCTTAACAGTGAAAAGGACCATGACAACAACCAGGACATTGACCAGGAACATCAGGGTGATGACCAGGAGCAAGACAATGAACCAGAACATGACAAGGACCAGGAGAATGACCACCACCACGACCAAAGCCAGGAACAGAATATCAACCAGGAAATGCAGGACCAGGAACATCAGGGTGATGACCAGGAGCAAGACAATGAACCAGAACATGACCGGAAACTAGACCATGACCAGGATCATGATAAGGACCAGGAAGGTGACCATGACCAGACTGTCTTTGAAGACAAGCCCGCTGACTGCCAAGAAGAGGAGACAGCGAGAGAGGACGAGACTGAAAGAAcggaggaggagcaggaaggagggagggacgAGGAGGAGTTGTGA